From the genome of Rhineura floridana isolate rRhiFlo1 chromosome 7, rRhiFlo1.hap2, whole genome shotgun sequence, one region includes:
- the C7H10orf71 gene encoding cardiac-enriched FHL2-interacting protein isoform X2 — MQGNKKHTDGQSDSSSIGSLLDDTDREVCSLTDRAFKSLCVAELESSYTEFDPVVSPNISNQITSKFFQGPQNHAIKKNTLSNKGLPTFQQLPKDAQEGEMDTEGQKATTNNNPSIRKKLGLPACGLRNYTHTSKVSSLIKTFDKVENQQALAKQPVKNNLTKFPLICGTFWGAKTIVNIQRGLSEFSEPCHAMANVSSMNEIHKRQKKMDLVCQGAHGFCPSNIRTAVSKKIVKNQTGKAQEPAAKGSFLHSENSAFESWNLHHKKLIERGRSTAIIFKERDLTYFKETPFFKESCIPEHKSQKVTAPIILKQDFSDVFPQKPLSKAFLSPLSLAHLPFPPLSIAKDTVAQMLLPQVSDLPASACRIPSPQYLTSKTSFPPTPQVVASLIPISKASVPPQSLPQGTLSPETVSDVQELVTQVTELSEWTKNSEFKSEEKNVCPPWRRQKTALGGMKLMQEIAPEMLKMKNSLYSKPSDVTRLAETAVDESHVASSEHSSPSFNISTLLTPVIPPKQAAPESQLLLGIPPICEAGTVKEAEEWTLHSSQNNYKSKAPSLLFNLKDIRKRVKSTYSPSPLLKNFEDKKVKGQACVTAGNTLKECNKTFIEDDETGHKQTDSTHARARATSLIQDLPDSYLTLEDCEVSSVTELHPNEHSRRHYSPLKSYDADVTKEHEEYVQSFNLQDLKNKKKYQSHSTDVGPQVSPNLFFTPEENVNNENQACQLTGNGQKGKRSTSSSEQSFVSIIKQPFHDDSFFLMQLFQKACLEESQRSKNKLTGEEKLCSKGEEEKKAGGCLSICGSNIDEKKEGGTEQCVNENTVQERGVKETRDNGCKSMDCASEAKLEGPLTPTSSSSFKPNLFMIKDNTFKTSPVIKAVKLPLFRSLSCEDAITGGHVGTEKQAHGVTTNVEEIDLCFSRNRSQHNAKNATTDRDADESGSSPVNSCQKAEKRHFTEYILREGLGRSYAEELGDDKEANITSALSQKDLKGKEAQLAKDKEKSRAWKLNGNSSRLPNVGFDGDPAQNKQNPTREKANYFKNNLLSRSRGGYCVKKIISQDMRPPVSETRSHSSSDALRDTSVTLGNLVLSAIPSPRTDSVVQSTFTSPSSDTFAVFKVPPAENTANSSSLHGHSGKILSAMEAFDSIRQLCKDASRSPVANERLQLMGQMARIAAKPPAVPPKTEKTLRRAKKLACKRKKREAQQKRLQDEPTSHCDDIANLPPVQSSFSTCLNTPFTPSETNPVELQPTPSLSPTPSLPATIQRKVLQDPDSGEYFIVDLPIQLTFYDPENGRYVQVPIPPSKSNLIPMPSAENLLSSYVSYPSALPVRVSSVPAQASPSQFSEPASLLQEALLESASKWPQSGQYPEAVSHQPYIEPAGSDVHSEEADGSQYNFEKDVNADIISLSAIEDFDEGTTCVKLQFSYNVEEVM, encoded by the coding sequence ATGCAAGGGAATAAAAAACACACAGATGGACAAAGTGATTCCTCCAGTATTGGGAGCCTTCTAGATGacacagacagagaggtctgcagCCTCACTGACAGAGCCTTCAAAAGTCTGTGTGTGGCTGAGCTTGAATCATCTTACACAGAGTTTGATCCAGTTGTTTCACCCAACATCTCCAATCAGATCACTAGTAAATTTTTCCAAGGCCCACAGAACCATGCTATCAAGAAAAATACTCTCTCTAACAAGGGATTGCCGACATTCCAGCAGCTTCCAAAGGATGCTCAAGAAGGTGAAATGGACACTGAAGGTCAAAAGGCTACTACAAACAACAACCCAAGCATAAGGAAGAAGCTGGGTTTGCCAGCATGTGGTTTGCGCAATTATACACATACCTCAAAAGTGTCATCTTTGATAAAGACCTTTGACAAAGTTGAGAATCAACAAGCACTAGccaagcagccagttaaaaacaatttgaCAAAATTCCCATTAATTTGTGGGACTTTCTGGGGTGCCAAAACAATTGTAAACATCCAAAGGGGCCTCTCTGAATTTTCTGAACCATGCCATGCCATGGCAAATGTAAGCAGTATGAATGAAATCCATAAAAGGCAGAAGAAAATGGATTTGGTCTGTCAAGGTGCACATGGCTTCTGTCCTTCAAATATACGAACAGCTGTCTCTAAAAAGATAGTAAAAAACCAAACAGGGAAAGCACAAGAGCCAGCTGCAAAGGGCAGCTTTCTCCACAGTGAGAATAGTGCTTTTGAATCCTGGAATTTGCATCATAAAAAGTTGATTGAGAGAGGCAGATCTACTGcaattatattcaaagaaagaGATCTTACATACTTTAAAGAAACACCTTTCTTCAAAGAGTcctgtattcctgaacataaatCTCAGAAGGTCACAGCACCcataattttaaaacaggatttcTCTGATGTCTTTCCACAAAAGCCTCTATCCAAAGCATTTCTCTCCCCATTATCTCTAGCCCATCTACCTTTTCCTCCACTCTCTATAGCCAAAGATACTGTTGCACAAATGTTGTTACCCCAAGTTTCTGATCTGCCAGCATCTGCGTGCAGGATTCCTTCACCACAATACCTCACATCCAAAACTTCTTTTCCACCGACTCCACAGGTTGTTGCATCACTGATACCAATTTCTAAGGCTTCTGTGCCACCACAATCTCTGCCTCAAggcactctttcaccagaaacaGTATCTGATGTACAAGAATTGGTGACACAAGTTACTGAGTTATCAGAATGGACTAAAAATTCAGAATTTAAGTCTGAAGAGAAAAATGTTTGCCCACCCTGGAGGAGACAAAAAACAGCCCTTGGAGGAATGAAACTGATGCAGGAGATTGCACCTGAAATGCTAAAAATGAAGAATTCCTTATATAGTAAACCATCTGATGTCACCCGTTTGGCTGAAACAGCTGTAGATGAGTCACACGTGGCTTCATCTGAACATTCCAGTCCTTCCTTTAATATCTCAACACTTTTAACACCAGTCATACCTCCCAAACAAGCAGCACCAGAAAGTCAATTATTACTAGGAATTCCTCCCATATGTGAAGCTGGAACAGTCAAAGAAGCTGAGGAGTGGACACTTCATTCTtctcagaacaattataagtcTAAAGCACCAAGTTTATTATTCAATCTGAAGGATATTCGAAAACGTGTGAAAAGTACGTACAGTCCCTCTCCTCTTCTTAAAAATTTTGAGGATAAAAAGGTGAAAGGACAGGCATGTGTTACAGCAGGCAATACACTTAAAGAATGTAATAAAACATTCATAGAGGATGATGAAACAGGTCATAAGCAAACGGACAGTACCCATGCAAGAGCCCGTGCTACCAGTTTAATTCAGGATCTCCCTGACAGTTACCTGACTCTAGAGGACTGTGAGGTGTCATCAGTGACTGAGCTCCACCCAAATGAGCACAGCAGAAGACACTATTCCCCATTAAAGTCTTATGATGCAGATGTGACAAAAGAACATGAAGAATATGTGCAAAGTTTCAATTTGCaagatcttaaaaataaaaaaaaatatcaaagccaCAGTACTGATGTGGGACCACAAGTATCCCCAAATTTATTTTTCACACCTGAAGAAAATGTGAACAATGAAAATCAAGCCTGTCAGCTGACTGGAAATGGACAGAAAGGCAAAAGAAGCACCAGCTCTTCTGAACAATCATTTGTCTCTATAATAAAACAACCATTTCATGACGACTCCTTTTTTCTAATGCAGCTCTTTCAGAAAGCATGTCTTGAAGAAAGCCAGAGGAGTAAGAATAAGTTGACTGGAGAAGAAAAGCTATGTAGCaaaggagaagaagaaaagaaggcaGGGGGGTGTCTGAGCATCTGCGGCTCAAACATAGAtgagaagaaggaggggggaacagAGCAGTGTGTCAATGAAAACACTGTGCAAGAAAGAGGGGTGAAGGAGACGAGAGACAATGGGTGTAAAAGCATGGATTGTGCATCAGAAGCCAAGTTGGAAGGGCCACTAACGCCAACTTCATCAAGTTCGTTCAAGCCTAATTTATTCATGATTAAAGACAACACATTTAAGACATCACCTGTGATAAAAGCAGTGAAGCTGCCTCTGTTCAGGTCTTTGTCCTGTGAAGATGCCATCACTggtggtcatgtggggactgaaaaGCAGGCTCATGGGGTTACTACAAACGTTGAAGAGATAGACTTGTGCTTCTCAAGAAACAGAAGCCAGCACAATGCAAaaaatgctacaacagacagaGATGCTGATGAATCAGGATCCAGCCCAGTAAATAGCTGTCAAAAGGCAGAAAAAAGGCATTTTACAGAATACATTCTTAGAGAAGGACTAGGGAGAAGCTATGCAGAGGAACTTGGAGATGATAAAGAAGCTAATATTACATCAGCATTATCACAGAAAGATTTGAAAGGCAAGGAGGCACAATTGGCCAAAGACAAAGAAAAGTCCAGAGCATGGAAACTGAATGGTAATTCTTCCAGACTGCCAAATGTTGGTTTTGATGGTGATCCAGCTCAAAACAAGCAAAACCCTACAAGAGAAAAAGCAAACTATTTTAAGAACAACCTCTTATCTAGAAGCAGAGGTGGCTATTGCGTGAAAAAAATAATAAGCCAAGACATGAGACCCCCAGTATCAGAGACAcgttctcattcttccagtgatGCTCTCAGAGACACATCAGTTACATTGGGTAACCTAGTTCTTTCTGCTATACCAAGTCCAAGGACAGACAGTGTGGTGCAATCTACCTTCACAAGTCCATCGTCAGATACATTTGCAGTATTCAAAGTACCACCGGCTGAAAATACAGCAAATTCCTCTTCACTACATGGACACAGTGGAAAGATTCTTTCTGCCATGGAGGCATTTGACTCGATAAGACAACTCTGCAAAGATGCTAGCCGTTCTCCTGTTGCAAATGAGAGGCTTCAGCTGATGGGTCAGATGGCAAGGATAGCAGCCAAACCCCCTGCTGTGCCACCAAAAACAGAAAAGACATTACGACGGGCAAAGAAGCTGGCATGcaagaggaaaaaaagagaggcacaacaaaaaaggcttcaggaTGAACCTACATCACATTGTGATGATATTGCAAATTTGCCACCAGTCCAATCTTCATTTTCAACATGCCTTAATACTCCCTTTACACCCTCAGAAACTAACCCAGTGGAGCTTCAGCCTACCCCATCATTGAGTCCCACACCTTCCTTACCAGCAACAATCCAGCGCAAAGTCCTTCAGGATCCAGATTCAGGAGAGTATTTTATTGTAGATTTACCTATTCAGTTGACCTTTTATGATCCAGAAAATGGGAGATATGTCCAAGTCCCAATTCCACCTTCAAAAAGTAACTTGATTCCAATGCCCTCTGCAGAGAATCTTCTGTCTTCTTATGTCTCATACCCTAGTGCTCTCCCAGTCAGAGTTTCATCTGTTCCAGCACAGGCATCACCATCTCAGTTTTCTGAACCTGCTTCACTTCTGCAAGAAGCACTGTTGGAATCAGCTTCAAAGTGGCCACAAAGTGGCCAGTATCCAGAAGCTGTAAGTCATCAACCATATattgagcctgctggatctgatgTTCACAGTGAAGAAGCGGATGGATCACAGTATAACTTTGAAAAGGATGTGAATGCTGACATCATTTCACTCAGTGCAATAGAAGATTTTGATGAAG